ATCGGCTGGCCGCGCACCAAGCAGTTTTTTCTGCCGGGTGATTTCTCCTGGCCCGATAAGGCCAATCTCGATATCGAGAAGCGCTATCTGCGCGAAAGCACCGAGATGGGGATATTCCCCAAGGAAGCGGCCAAATTTATCGATGTGATATTTATTCCCTAGCGCGTAGCGCGCACGGCTCCAAGGGTTGGCCCGCGGCGGTGGCTCGGTGAAAGGAAAATGGTATGGCAAATTTATTGATCGACGCCGACGGCCATGTGCTGGAGTATGACGAGCTGGCCGAATATATCGAAGAGCCGTACCGCAGCCAGGCGACGACGCGGACGGTGCTGCGGCCGTTTCCGTCGCTCGACTTTCACCATCTCGGACTCAAGCCGACCAATCCCAAAGCGTTCGGCGGGCGCGGCAAAGTCGGGCCTAAGGAATGGGTCGAGTTTATCGAGCTGGCGGAGTTTCGCTACGCCGTGCTCTATCCGACCAACGGCCTGGCCTTCGGCAATATCAGCAATCCCGACTGGGCGATCGTCGTCGCGCGGGCGTATAACAATTGGCTGCACGATCGCTACATGAAGGCCAGCCCCAAGCTCAAAGGAATGGCGTTGATCCCGATGCAAGATGTCAGCGAAGCGGTGAGCGAGCTGCGCCGCGCCGTCACCGAGTTGGGCATGGTTGGCGCCATGCTACCGTCGCGTGGCTTGCCCTTCGATCTCGGCCATCGCTATTACTGGCCGGTCTACGCCGAGGCGGAAAAGCTTGGCTGCGCCCTCGGCGTCCATGGCGGCGCCCATCATAGTCTCGGCCTCGATAGCTTCGAGTCCTTCGTGCCGATCCACGGCCTCGGCCATCCGTTTCAATTGCTGATCGCGTTCACCGGCATGGTTTACCACGGCATGTTCGATCAGTTTCCCAAGCTGCGTGTCGGCTTCATGGAAGGCGGCTCGGCCTGGGCGACGTTTTGGGCCGATCGTTTGGATCGGTCGCATCACTACTTTGCCGAAT
This is a stretch of genomic DNA from Deltaproteobacteria bacterium. It encodes these proteins:
- a CDS encoding amidohydrolase, with amino-acid sequence MANLLIDADGHVLEYDELAEYIEEPYRSQATTRTVLRPFPSLDFHHLGLKPTNPKAFGGRGKVGPKEWVEFIELAEFRYAVLYPTNGLAFGNISNPDWAIVVARAYNNWLHDRYMKASPKLKGMALIPMQDVSEAVSELRRAVTELGMVGAMLPSRGLPFDLGHRYYWPVYAEAEKLGCALGVHGGAHHSLGLDSFESFVPIHGLGHPFQLLIAFTGMVYHGMFDQFPKLRVGFMEGGSAWATFWADRLDRSHHYFAEFNPRGAYKGPAEDRRPSDYIKREQIFIGCEGSEEGLAYHVERAGKQHFLFASDFPHEIGAEDVKHEIEEVAECAGLSDDAKAGILGENARRFYRLGE